One Triticum urartu cultivar G1812 unplaced genomic scaffold, Tu2.1 TuUngrouped_contig_5650, whole genome shotgun sequence DNA segment encodes these proteins:
- the LOC125529508 gene encoding uncharacterized protein LOC125529508 yields the protein MGCPVLPSSTRHRLKVTVAAADLLPHSPPPSLSIGGRGADNRRKVGRKGPTVEPRGMRQQRHRSFPAQALHYRAVGGRKDRGREELMVRCTARGGGGSTSLTRSIATTSSSAATLCISNVYISR from the exons ATGGGTTGTCCCGTGCTCCCCTCCTCTACACGTCATCGCCTGAAGGTCACCGTTGCCGCCGCTGATTTACTCCCCCATTCTCCTCCACCATCGCTGTCCAT CGGTGGCCGCGGTGCGGACAATCGACGGAAAGTGGGTAGGAAAGGCCCGACAGTGGAGCCACGCGGAATGAGGCAACAGCGGCACAGGAGCTTCCCGGCGCAG GCTTTGCACTACAGAGCAGTTGGTGGTAGGAAGGACAGAGGACGCGAAGAACTCATGGTTAGGTGTACGgcgaggggaggaggaggaagcacTTCTCTGACAAGATCCATAGCCACCACTTCATCATCGGCGGCAACCCTCTGTATTTCCAATG TATATATCTCAAGATGA